The Stigmatella aurantiaca DW4/3-1 genome contains the following window.
CTGGCAGAAGGGAGATCTGGTTGGGTGCCCGGAGCACCACGTTCCGGCCGTCCGCTCCAGTCGTCGGCAATCCCGGCCGGCCTTGAAACACCGCCGGCAGGGTGACCCGCGCGAGCAGCCCCGGCGTCACGCCCACCTCTTGAAAGAAGTAGTCGAACCCCAGCGTGCCGGACACCTCCGGGCGGAGTTCAGCGCCACGCGAGAAGGCCGTGTAGGCAGGCAGCCCGGGGACGTCCACCTGGATGAAAGCGGGCGTCCGGAGGTAGGCCAGCGCGTGCGCCCTCCAGAACCCCCGCTTCCGCTTCGCCTCCAGCGCCGCCGCTTGCGCCAGCTCGTTGCGAGACTCGCCCGCCGCCCCTTCCGCGTCTTGGAGACGCTGCGACGCGAGGCTGCCCTCCAGCGATACCGACGCGGAGAAGCCACCCGGATAGGTCTCGGGCGTGAAGAACCGCTCGAAGAAGGCCGGGTCTCCCCCATAGAGCGACAGGTCCACGCTGTTCCCAATGGGAGAGCCCCGCTGCCACGAAGCCCGCAAAGAGCCCCCTTTCACATCTCCAGGGAGCCACCCGCAAGCAAGGCGTAGTGACGGGCGTCCTCCTTCTTCAGATCATCGATGAGGACCGCGGACTTGGTGGCCGCGAACACGCTCCACCGCTGGCGCGACAGGCTCACCTCCACTCCCGGCTCACCGCTGGAGCGGCGTGGGAAGGCCTGCCGTTCCCAAGTCACGGGATATGAGAACCCCATGTACGTCCGGGTGCTGCCAAAACAACCCCTGCGCGATGCAAGAAGGCAATGGCGTTCCGGCTTCAGCGTAGGAGCGCCGTCCTGCTCGCGCTCGGCCCTGGCGCCTTGGCAAGGAGCCCATGCATGTCCCGACGATTCCTGAGTTCCCGCGTGGGCGTGACGCTCATCACCCTGGCGGTGTTCTTCCTCCTCGATAGATACATCCACACCCTGCCCTTCCTGCGCTTGCTGCCCCGCGACGTGCGGCTCTGGACGTGGCAAGGCGCCCAGGTGCTGGTCTGCCTGCTGGCGGTGGCCCTCGTCCACCGGTTGCGGCCCCGGGCTGCCCTGTCCGAAGTGGGCCTGGGCCCGCTGACGCTTCGGGCAATGGGCTTCTGCGCCATCGCGACCCTGCCCATGATCCTGACTTACGGCGTGGCGGCGGGCTTCCAGGTGCACCTGACGTGGAAGGACGTGATGAAGCAGGCGGTGATGTCGCCGCTCGCGGAGGAGGTCCTCTACCGGGGTTACGTCCTGGGCCAGTTGCAGCGCAGGGCACACTGGCCCTTCTGGGGTGCGGCGCTGGTCGGGCTTGTCCCCTTCGCGCTTGGGCACCTCTACCAGAGCACTCAGGCGGGCCATGACGCCTGGGGGATTGCCGGAGTGATGGCCATCACCGGGATGGGACACCTGTTCTTCGCCTGGCTGCTCGAGCGCTGGAGCGACCTGTGGGTGCCCGTGGGCATGCACGCCCTGATGAACCTGTCATGGGAGGCCTTCCAGGTGGATTCCACGGCGTTGGGAGGGACTCAGGCCAACGTGGCACGCTTTGCCACGGTGGGGCTCGCCGTTGGGCTGACGCTGCTGGGGCGGCGGGGCATGCCCGGCTGGGGCGCCACCCCTCCCGCTCCAGCATGACGATGCCCCCTCAACCGCGGGCGGACTTCACTCACGCAGAGGGCACTGTCGGCGCCGGCTCGGGAAAGGGTCCATTGACCGCGAGCAGGTTGTGGGCCTCCAACGGATCCGTCTCGAGATCGTACAGCTCCCACTGGTCGGCCTCGACGCGGACGTGGTTCGGCTGACGCACCGGGCCCGGCGCCAGCTGCGACACATGGGTTATCCGCGTGGATGCAGGCAGCTCCTTGCTTGCCCCCTGGCGCACCACGTCCACGACCGTGCGGAAGAAGGCGTAGGCCTCCTCGTTCTGGACGGAGTGCGGATCGCCTTCCGCCGGAAGCGGCTCGGTGATCTCATCGTCTCGACGCCCACGAGTCGACATGGCTGGTCAGCGCTTCCACCTGGCTAGGCCGTGTGCCACTTCTCCATCATCAGGCCGTGGGCGCCGCCGTACTCGCCATGGTCCGACATGAAGACCACCAGCGTGTCGTCCCGGAGGCTGGACTCCTCGAGCGTCTGGAGCACGCGGGCAATGTGTTGGTCCACGGCCTGGTGCCATCCGGCTTCAGCCAAGGGAAGGCGGCCGCATCACCACTCTTGAAGACCCCATCCGTCTGGGTGACCCCCGTCCGCGTGCCGTACTGGCCCGTCATGATGGCCGCGCGGCTGGGAATGCACGCCGAGGACGCAGGAGACGGGGACTTGGACCGGGACATGCTGGGGTGACTCCCGTGAGGAGCAGCGGCGGAAGGGGGCCTCGAGAGGATCTGGTCCGCCTTGCTGAAGGGCCGCGCCCGTCACAGTAAAAAACAGCAACACCGTTGTTTTCTACCCCGCTTGAAAACATGTAACAGGCAGCCCCCAGACAGAGGGCATGTGACCACTACAACACCATTTTAAGACCACAGAGCGGACCGGTCCGAGGCCGCCCGAAGGGCCGCCCGAAACCCTCTGCAAACCATTGATTTTGCTCTACTTTCCGAACGACCCAAACCTCTACTAACGGGTTTTATCCAAAGGTCAGCAACTTTTTCGTTGATATCTCGATTTAATTTAGTGCATTAAGAGCAGTCCAATCTAATACCACCTGCACATCGCTCAGGGAGCGTCACACACATGCTGAACACCGCATCCAAACTCAGGAGTCTCACGTCAGGAGCCGTCTTACTGGCCACTCTGGTGGCCTGCTCCGGGGAGCAGGACTTTTCCCAGATGGAAGGTGGCCCCTCTTTCGAGGCGTCGACCAACCGGGCCGGCATTGTCACGATCGCCGCCGCGTGGGCGCCCAACACCGCCTACTCGGCAGGCACGCTGGTGACCTACGGCGGCAGCACCTACAAGTGTATCCAG
Protein-coding sequences here:
- a CDS encoding CPBP family intramembrane glutamic endopeptidase; amino-acid sequence: MSRRFLSSRVGVTLITLAVFFLLDRYIHTLPFLRLLPRDVRLWTWQGAQVLVCLLAVALVHRLRPRAALSEVGLGPLTLRAMGFCAIATLPMILTYGVAAGFQVHLTWKDVMKQAVMSPLAEEVLYRGYVLGQLQRRAHWPFWGAALVGLVPFALGHLYQSTQAGHDAWGIAGVMAITGMGHLFFAWLLERWSDLWVPVGMHALMNLSWEAFQVDSTALGGTQANVARFATVGLAVGLTLLGRRGMPGWGATPPAPA
- a CDS encoding sulfatase-like hydrolase/transferase, producing the protein MDQHIARVLQTLEESSLRDDTLVVFMSDHGEYGGAHGLMMEKWHTA